A region from the Gossypium hirsutum isolate 1008001.06 chromosome A08, Gossypium_hirsutum_v2.1, whole genome shotgun sequence genome encodes:
- the LOC107946132 gene encoding uncharacterized protein codes for MEKWYLLSRLRRAVNKVKVLLNFNMNRWRIASMIGTSRSSKRLSFTDRPGLRACADDNDSEDLGYCCNRLARTTSYPSEDDIDKRAEMFIANFHRQLQIERQVSLELKYLRLNSFDNISP; via the coding sequence ATGGAGAAGTGGTATTTGCTTAGCCGCCTAAGGAGGGCGGTGAACAAGGTAAAAGTATTGCTGAATTTCAATATGAATCGATGGCGTATTGCTTCCATGATCGGTACTTCTCGGAGCAGCAAAAGGCTGAGCTTCACGGATAGGCCAGGGTTGAGGGCGTGTGCGGATGACAATGATTCCGAAGATTTGGGGTACTGTTGTAATCGACTGGCTCGGACAACAAGTTATCCATCGGAGGATGATATTGACAAGAGAGCTGAGATGTTCATTGcaaattttcatcgacaacttCAGATTGAAAGGCAGGTTTCATTGGAGCTCAAATACCTTCGTCTGAACAGCTTTGACAACATTTCTCCCTGA